CTGCTGGGTGACCGCCTGAGGATGATCTACCAGGGCAACATGGGTGGCTCGGGCGGCTTCTCCCGCGGCATGTACGAGGCCGTCAAGGCGAATGAGGCCGAGTTCCACATGGTGCTGGACGACGACGTCACCGTCGAACCCGAAAGCATCGAACGACTGGCGAAGTTCGCCAGCCTGTGCCGCCACCGCACGATCGTCGGCGGCCAGATGTTCGACCTCAACGACAAGTCGGTCGCCCACTCGTTCGGTGAGGGCATCAACAAGTGGCGCTGGCTGTGGGGTCCGCTCGAAGACACCCAGGGCCGTGTCGACCTGGGCGCAGCGAACCTGCGCAGCCGCTCGGTGCTGCACCGCCGCCTCGACGTCGACTACAACGGCTGGTGGATGGAGATCATGCCGGTCTCGGTGATCGCCGAACTGGGCCTTTCGTTGCCGATCTTCATCAAGTGGGACGATCTGGAGTACAGCCTGCGGGCCGCAGAGATCGGCGTTCCCACGGTCACGCTGCCGGGTGCCGGGCTGTGGCACATCTCGTGGGGTGACAAGGACGATTCGCGTGACTGGCAGGCCTACTTCCACGAGCGCAACCGCATCCTGACCGCTTTGCTGCACTCGCCCTACGAACGCGGCGGCCGGCTGCTCTACGAACTGTCCACCCTCGATGTGAAGCATGCGGTTTCGGCGGAGTACTACGCGCAGACCATCCGGCTGCTGGCGATCAGCGACATCCTTTCGGGCCCGGAGCATCTGCACGAATCGATCCTCACCCGCATGCCCAAGCTTCGCGAGCTGACCCAGCAGTTCAGCGATGCCCAGTACAAGGCCGATCCGGACGCCTATCCGGCGGTGTCGCGCACCGGCAAGCCGAAGTTCAAGACCCGCCCGAAGGCCCCGAACATGGCGACACTGGCCCCGTGGACGATCAAGACCATCGTGCGGCAGTTGCTGCCGGCCAGTGAAAAGGCCCAGGAACGCCCGGAGGCATCGATCAGCCACGCGAACAGCAAGTACTTCGTGCTCAGTCAGTACGATTCCGCGCTGGTGACCAAGGCCGACGGTTCTGGTGCAGCCTGGTACCGTCGTGATCCGAAACAGTTGCGGCATCTGCTGGCCCGCAGCGCGGCCGCCCGCGCAGAGCTGGCGGCGAACTGGGACCGGCTGCGCAAGCAGTACCAGGAGGCACTGCCGCACATCGTCTCGTTGGACGAATGGGAGAAGACCTTCGGTATTTCGTCGGATCAGGACGAGCCGCAGAAGGTGAACGCCGAGAGGGCATGATTGGTGGCGACGAATTCCGTCGAGTTGGCTGACGAACCACTTCGTCCGCCGGGGCACAGTATCGGACTGCTGGCGCTGCCGCGCTGGAGGTTCTTGCTCCAACTTCTGGTGAAGAAGGAGCTGCGCGTCCGATATCGCGGCTCCGCGTTGGGCATGCTGTGGAGTTATGTGAAGCCTGCAGTTCAGCTGCTGGTGTACTACATCGCGATGGGCAGATTCCTGCGACTGGGCGACTCCATCCCCAGCTACGTGGTCTATCTGTTCAGCGGCATGGTGATGATCAACTTCTTCAACGAGATCCTCTCCAACACCACCAGATCGATCATCTTCAATGCGCCGCTGGTGGGCAAGATCTATCTGCCGCGCGAGCTGTTCCCGGTGAGCAGCGTGTGGGTGGCGTTCGTCCACGTGGTGCCGCAGATCGTGGTGCTGATCATCGGTGCGCTGGTCTTCGGATGGCGTCCCGGGATCTACAGCCTGCTCGGTGGTGTGCTCGCGCTGCTCATCATCTGCGCATTCGCGCTCGGCATCGGGTTGGCGTTCGCGGCGTTCAACGTCTTCTTCCGCGATGCCGAGAACCTCATCGAACTGCTCATGATGGTGGCGATCTGGCTCTCACCGGTCTTCTACCAGTGGCACATGGTCGCCGACGCCTTCCCCCCCTGGCTGTTCACCATCTACCAGCTCAATCCGCTGGCGATGGCCGTCGAACTGTCGCATTACTGCTTCTGGATGCCCACCCGGGGAGTGCTGGTCGACGGTGCCGACGCAGCCAGCCTGATGCCGCCGCACTGGGTGCTCGGCGTGGCACTCAGCTCGCTTATCGCGCTGGTGACCTTGGGACTGGGACAGCTGATCTTCCACCGTCTTGAGGGCAAGTTCGCCCAGGAGCTGTGATGAACGAGACCTCGAATGGCCTGGTGATGGCCCAGCTGGAAGATGTCGACAAGGAGTTCGATCTGCGTCACACCCGCTCCATCAAGGAGTATGTGGTGTGGTGGGTGACCGGACGCAAGGGCGACCTCAGCGAGAGATTCAAGGCGCTCGACGGGGTTTCGCTGACCATTCAGCAGGGCGAAGCAGTCGCGCTGCTCGGATTCAACGGGTCGGGCAAATCGACCACGCTCAAGCTGATCAGCGGCGTGATGCTGCCCGACGCCGGATCGATCGGGGTACGCGGCAAGATCGCGGGACTGATCGAGGTCGGTGCGGGCATGCATCCCGACCTGACCGGACGCGAAAACGTCTACCTCAACGGCGCGATCCTGGGCATGAGCGAGCAGGAAGTCGACGAGCGCTTCGAATCCATCGTGGAGTTCAGTGGCATCGAGAAGTTCATCGACACCGAGGTGAAGTTCTACTCGTCCGGCATGTACATGCGGCTGGCATTCTCGGTGGCCGTGCACTCGCAGCCGGACATCTTCTTGGTGGACGAGGTGCTCGCCGTCGGCGACGAGCCGTTCCAGCGCAAGTGCATCGCCAAGATGCGCGAACTGCGCGATGCGGGCCAGACCCTGGTGGTGGTCAGCCACGACCTGGAACTCATCAAGTCGATCTGCCATCGCGGCATCGTGCTGGAGCACGGGAAGGTCGTCCACGACTCGGATATCGGCGAGGCCGTCGATTTCCTGCGCTCCACGATGCCCGACTGATCGTCCCGCCGGGGCTGCTGGCGGGGTTCGGGATCCAGGCCGCTGCTAGTCGGGGTCGGGCAGAGCGCGTGGGTCGAGACGGCGCATACCCCACGAGTCCCGCAGCGCCCGCAGCACGTTCTTGGTCTCCCGGAGGCCACCGCGCACCGGCGACAGCGCCACCACACCGGCGGTCAGCACGATGGGCTTGAGCTTGACCAGCAGGTTCGTGCCGTAGCGCAGATGCACCGCGAACAGATTGCGGTACATGTAGTAGCCCTTCCAGCTGGCCAGGTCGTTGGTCTGGACGAACTCGTAGTGCCGGCGCATCAGGGCATCGCGCACCGCATACGCGTCGTGGCCGGCGCGCTCTGCGCGGATAACGTAGTCGCAGTCGTCGTAGAAGATGAAGTAGCTCGGGTCGGGGTAGCCGATCTCGCCGACCACATCGCGATGCACCATGAAACCCTCGAAGGCGGCATTCTCGATGCGCACCCGGGGCGGCATCGATGCCCGGTCGGGGAAGGTGCTGTCGACGGTCGCGGTCTTGGGGCGCAGCCGCAGCGGGTTGGTGAGATCGAAGCGGATCGCCGCCTTCTCCACGAGCCTGCCGTGCCGGTTCTCGCGGACGCACGCCAGCACCTCGCCGCCATCGGTCAGCAGCGCCTGCAGAGCCCACGGGGCGGGCCGCACGTCGTCGTCCATCAGCCAGATACGGTCGAATCCTGCCTTGTAGGCGGCCCGCAATCCCCGATGGAAGCCGCCGGCTCCACCCAGGTTCTCACCCACGTGATCGACGATCAGCGGCAGCTCCGAGTGGGCGGCTAATACGTGCGCGGTGGGCTCGTCCGAGGAGTTGTCGATGACGAAGATCGCATCCGCCGGCCGAGTCTGGGCGGCCAGGGCGTCCAGCAGCTTGTCGAGCAGTTCGGAGCGCTTGTAGGTGACCACGACGACTGCGACGGTCTCGTCCAGGGGAGCCGGCCCGGGTGCTGCCTGGTGCCGGCTGTCGGACTCCACCGATCCTGGACCCGCTGCAGCCGGAACCGCACCCGCAGCAGGTGCCAGGAACTGTCGGTGCCCGGTGAAATCACCGCGCAACCCGGCCGCGACAGCCTGCGCCGACAGGGCCAGACGATGTGCGCTGGGCTTGACGAAGGTGTAGAACCAGGCGGTCTTCGCCCAGAACATGGCCGCGTGCATCAGGCCGTAGTGGGCTTTCAGGTTGACGGTGTTGTTCCGGGCCATGCAGTAGTGCTTGAGGTCGCTGGGCGAATGATTGTAGGTGGTCAGTCCCCACATCATCGGGGTGCCCAAGTCGTCGGTCGCCGGATGCAGGAAGTGCGCGTCCACCACGGTCGCCACCCGGGCGCCGGCCTCACGAGCCCGCCACAGATACTCGACATCGTCGCCCCAGATGAAGAAATCGGCGCGCACCGTGCCGATGCGTTCCACCAGTTCGCGGGTCACCAGCACCCCGTTGAAGGGAATGACCACGTCGGCGACGATTCCGTCGACCTGGGCATCCTGGAGATCATCGAGGGTGCGCAGCACCGTGGCGGTACCCGGCAGCCGGATCGGGAAACAGAGTTCGTCGGGACGCTGTTCGGCCAGCACCGCCGGTCCCCAGAAATCGAACTCGCCGCGGTAGGCCAGCAGCTGATCGAGGCACTCGGGGGTCGGCAGACCGTCATCGTCCATCATCCAGGCCAGCTCGGCGCCGGTGTCGTAGGCCCACTGCAGTCCGGCGTGGAATCCGCCGGCCCCGCCCGCGTTGACCGGCAGTGTCCGATACTGCACGCGCGGCTCGGCTGCGCAGAGCTCGGCGAGCCATTCGCCGGTGCCATCGGTGGAAGCATTGTCGACCACCAGGATGGTGTCGAGTGCGCCCAGGGTGCGCAGCCGGGTGAGCAGCCGCTGCAGTAGGCCCAGGCGGTTGAAGGTAACAACCACGGCGGCCACGCCGATGGACGATGCGTCACTGCTCATAGTGCGTGAGCCTACTAGGAACTGGCCTGTGGACCGTCGTCGGGGCGCTTCGGCGCGCGCTCAAGAGCGGCGCGGTGCAGCATGTCGGCCTGGGTCGGCATGCCGTAG
The Brooklawnia propionicigenes DNA segment above includes these coding regions:
- a CDS encoding glycosyltransferase — its product is MSSDASSIGVAAVVVTFNRLGLLQRLLTRLRTLGALDTILVVDNASTDGTGEWLAELCAAEPRVQYRTLPVNAGGAGGFHAGLQWAYDTGAELAWMMDDDGLPTPECLDQLLAYRGEFDFWGPAVLAEQRPDELCFPIRLPGTATVLRTLDDLQDAQVDGIVADVVIPFNGVLVTRELVERIGTVRADFFIWGDDVEYLWRAREAGARVATVVDAHFLHPATDDLGTPMMWGLTTYNHSPSDLKHYCMARNNTVNLKAHYGLMHAAMFWAKTAWFYTFVKPSAHRLALSAQAVAAGLRGDFTGHRQFLAPAAGAVPAAAGPGSVESDSRHQAAPGPAPLDETVAVVVVTYKRSELLDKLLDALAAQTRPADAIFVIDNSSDEPTAHVLAAHSELPLIVDHVGENLGGAGGFHRGLRAAYKAGFDRIWLMDDDVRPAPWALQALLTDGGEVLACVRENRHGRLVEKAAIRFDLTNPLRLRPKTATVDSTFPDRASMPPRVRIENAAFEGFMVHRDVVGEIGYPDPSYFIFYDDCDYVIRAERAGHDAYAVRDALMRRHYEFVQTNDLASWKGYYMYRNLFAVHLRYGTNLLVKLKPIVLTAGVVALSPVRGGLRETKNVLRALRDSWGMRRLDPRALPDPD
- a CDS encoding ABC transporter permease, whose protein sequence is MATNSVELADEPLRPPGHSIGLLALPRWRFLLQLLVKKELRVRYRGSALGMLWSYVKPAVQLLVYYIAMGRFLRLGDSIPSYVVYLFSGMVMINFFNEILSNTTRSIIFNAPLVGKIYLPRELFPVSSVWVAFVHVVPQIVVLIIGALVFGWRPGIYSLLGGVLALLIICAFALGIGLAFAAFNVFFRDAENLIELLMMVAIWLSPVFYQWHMVADAFPPWLFTIYQLNPLAMAVELSHYCFWMPTRGVLVDGADAASLMPPHWVLGVALSSLIALVTLGLGQLIFHRLEGKFAQEL
- a CDS encoding ABC transporter ATP-binding protein, yielding MNETSNGLVMAQLEDVDKEFDLRHTRSIKEYVVWWVTGRKGDLSERFKALDGVSLTIQQGEAVALLGFNGSGKSTTLKLISGVMLPDAGSIGVRGKIAGLIEVGAGMHPDLTGRENVYLNGAILGMSEQEVDERFESIVEFSGIEKFIDTEVKFYSSGMYMRLAFSVAVHSQPDIFLVDEVLAVGDEPFQRKCIAKMRELRDAGQTLVVVSHDLELIKSICHRGIVLEHGKVVHDSDIGEAVDFLRSTMPD
- a CDS encoding glycosyltransferase, which produces MSTETAATPTTWTQVARIVFPSAGEEDTLPLYVDFGRAAPIQTPDAPGRRGGQFDVEVNGGAKIDRGDLIAEDGGTRVLPAGLRFSLATVFNAFPASYWRQWTVATKVRLVVDIEGAANIMVYKSNAEGRAQRVDSKRTKAGANQVSFVLPLDSFTDGGWYWFDLVAGEEGARLVSGRWEVNAEPVRPVSLSIGITTFNRPDYCARTLMTLATADNLKDIVKRVYVVDQGNKNVKDDELFPQAAALLGDRLRMIYQGNMGGSGGFSRGMYEAVKANEAEFHMVLDDDVTVEPESIERLAKFASLCRHRTIVGGQMFDLNDKSVAHSFGEGINKWRWLWGPLEDTQGRVDLGAANLRSRSVLHRRLDVDYNGWWMEIMPVSVIAELGLSLPIFIKWDDLEYSLRAAEIGVPTVTLPGAGLWHISWGDKDDSRDWQAYFHERNRILTALLHSPYERGGRLLYELSTLDVKHAVSAEYYAQTIRLLAISDILSGPEHLHESILTRMPKLRELTQQFSDAQYKADPDAYPAVSRTGKPKFKTRPKAPNMATLAPWTIKTIVRQLLPASEKAQERPEASISHANSKYFVLSQYDSALVTKADGSGAAWYRRDPKQLRHLLARSAAARAELAANWDRLRKQYQEALPHIVSLDEWEKTFGISSDQDEPQKVNAERA